The following DNA comes from Alphaproteobacteria bacterium.
GGTTGGTATATCATCATATCAGGTTGTCGATTCTGCACCAGATTATTACCACCCGGGTCGCAAAGGTGCCATCAAACAGGGGCAACGAACGTTGGCTTATTTTGGTGAAATCCATCCAACCCTGGTCAAGGAATTTGAGATTGCGGGCCCCGTTGTCGCGTTTGAGGTTTTTATTAATACCCTGCCCAAGGAAATCAAACGAAAGCTGACCCCGCCAACCCTGTCCCCCTATCAACCGGTCACGCGTGATTTTGCGTTTATCGTTGATCGCGGCATGTCGGCAGATCAAATGATTCGAACAATCCAAAAAATTGATAAAACCCTGATTCAGGATATTGTGATTTTTGATGTCTATAGTGGGGATAAATTGCCCGATGGTAAAAAATCCATCGCGTTCCAGGTCCGCCTGCAGGCGTCGGACCGTACATTAAGCGATACCGATCTTCAGGTATTGAGCGACAGTGTTGTTAGGGAAATTGGACGCGCCTGCGGTGGTGTTTTAAGGGATTGAGGGGTTTTTTAGCCCCCCTTCCTTTTTTATACCAATTCGATCATGTGCGGTGGTGGCGGGGCCGTAAACGTTAATATTTCCCCTGTCCTGGACGTGATCGTAATTTGACGTGCATGTAGATGGAGGTTTTTCTTACCTTCGTCCCAGCTATCCTTTGTCCAGCCATATTTCATGTCGCCAATGATCGGATGCCCAATCGACAACAGGTGGACCCTTATTTGATGGGTTCGTCCTGTTTCTGGCCTTAGCTCCACCCAGCTGCTATCTTGGTCGACCATTCCCAAAACCTTGTAATTCGTTCTGGCTGGCTTTCCGTGATCATGGCTGACAACCATTCTTTCTTGACCCTGAAACGTTTCTTTACCAATGGGCACATCAATACAACCGCTGGTTGGTTTTGGAGTCCCACGCACAACCGCCCAATAAATTTTCTTAATTCGATTGAATTTAAAATCATTGGACAATTTGGATGCCATTTCCGCAGTTTTAGCAACGATCAAGACGCCACTTGTGTCCCGATCCAGGCGGTGAACTAATTTAAAAGGCTTTCCGCGACCATAAGCCTGCAGCAGACCATCCAAATGACGGTATGTCTTTGTACCCCCCTGGGTTGCCAGGCCATGCGGTTTGTTGAGCACACAGATATCGTCATCTTCCCACAGGATAAAAGCTTTTAGGGCTGCAATTTCTGCATCCGTATAAGAATCGGCCGCCGACAGGACTGCGTCCTCTATGGTAAGATCGAGGGTTTGGTTGATTTCAACGTTATCCTCTGCATTGACGCGGCTACTTGCTTTTGCTTTTTTCCCATTAAGCAAGATTTTTCCTTGGCGCAATGATTTTTCGATAAAGCCCTGTGTTAGATGAGGATACAAACGCCTCAACCACCGGTCAAGGCGCGGTTTATCGGAATATAGGGCGGTGTCTTCGGCATATGATGTAAGTTCTGTTGTCATGGCTCTGAATTGTTATGATGATTTGGTGATACGTTCAATTTCTTTATTAACCATAGTTTCCACAATGTCAGGCAAATTCTTATCAAGCCATTGTTTGATCATGGGGCGGGCGATTTCGGCGAACAAATGATCCACCGTAACAGATGAACTGGGCGGCACAGCAGATTCTTGTCGTTCGGCCTTTTTTGCAACCTCCGCCAACCGGGAAAAAGCCCCAGTAGAGGACGCAGGTTCCCTTTGAATCGGTTCTTGAGGCTTCTGAATTGGCGGCTGAGGGGGACGCGCCACCTCATAAGCTTCGGTCAGGCGAATAACCTCGCCCCTTTCAGGTTGCTGAATTTCGGGTCGATCAACCTCTGGTCGCCCAGGAGAGGGCATCGTTTCATCAACCACATATCGCCGAATGGAGGCTAAAATCTCCTCCATTGACATATCGTCATTTTGATCATCCCGTTGCGCCATCGTAAAATTCCTCTTAGTTTGTGCCAAGACTTATATATACCTAAAACCGTTCACTTGTCATCTGATAATGGGATTCAGGGTTAAAATAATCAACAGGTAATTTTAAGAATTGCGCATTTAATTGACCTGTGGTCGCCAATAAACGAAAACATTCCAGGAAATAGGTCTTTTCGGCCTCTACAAATTTCATTTGAGCCTCCAGCAATGCCGTTTGGGCATCCAAAACATCCAGCAGAATTTTTGTTCCAACGGCCATTTCTTGTTTTGTGCCCTCCAGGCTGATTTCAGATGCCTTCACCTGTTTTTGGTAATTCTCAATATTGCTTTTGGCCGCTTGGAATTTTTGCCATGATTGGGTGATTTGTTCTCTGGTTGTGTTCCTTGCCTTTTCAATGGCGATACGTTTTTGAACGGAAACTTCATGCGCCTGTCTTTTCTGGGATCGAATCGCCCCCCCTTCATACAAAGGAACGCTGACTTTTAACACGATGCTATTGTTTGTGTTGTAATTATTTGATCGCGTGACTGGGCCATTAATATTGTTATAATCGTTATGGGACAGAGATTCCTGACGTGCAGAGGAGGCCTCAAAATCAACCTGCGGGAATAATCCGCCAGCCACCTTGTCAATTTCTGCCTTTGCTGCAAGATGTTCAAATTGCGCAGCTATGACAGCTGGGTTTTGCTCCAATCCCAATTGAATTGCATTTTCCAGAATCATGGGCAAATTCTTTGGAAGATCTGGTTTTGTTAAATCCGACGATGCCTGAATGGACGTCAGACGCATAAACGTTGCCTTGGCCCCCTCAAGCTCCGCGCGTGTTGTTTGCAATTGGGCGGTAATATCGGCCAATTTTGCTTCGGCATTGGCGACCTGAGTCATTGTTTCTTCGCCAATTTTCAGCTTTTCTTCGGCTGCCTCTAGGTTCTTTTTATTGGCTTGTTCAGCGGCCTCCAATAATTTTATTTTTGTTTGCAAAGACAACAGATCCAAGAATGCAGCGACAGAACCCAATAATGTTTCTTGTTCCGCCGCCCTAACGGATGCCCACGCTGCCCGGATACCCTTGTCAGCGCCCTCTGTGGCAGCCACTGTTGCCCCACCATTAAACAGATTTTGACTGAATGTAATCCCCCCTGCGCGGGTGTTTGCTGTGGATTCAGATGATGTTTGGAATGATTCTGTGTTTTTAGCATCGCCTGAATTGATCGTTTGGGACCCAGTCACACTTGCATCAAGCCTTACCTTTGGACGCCAGCCCGCAGCTGCCTGCACATATTGTTCGTGCCCGGCCAAAACACTTTGACGCTTTTCTAAAAGATCCTGGTTGTTTTTATAGGCCCCAGACATCGCATCCTGAATGGTCAAACCCTTGGCAGCGGGGACAGTTGGGATGCTGGCAAAAACATCAGAGGCAGAAAACGCCAAAATAGCCGATAGCGATAAGGCCGACGAATATAAAAAGCAGGCGGTTTTTATCATGGGGGCATTCCTTTGCGGTTTACGTTTATGATTTAATGAAAATTAGAAACAATATTAACATATTTTCAATGTTTTGAATGACTTATTCACCAAGCATCCCAAGGCAAATTGCCAATGAACTAATGGCGGCCGTTTCAGAGCGCAGAATCCGCGGCCCCAATGTTATGGGATGAATGTTCTGGGATCTGGATAGCAAATCCTTTTCTGCGGGCGAAAACCCACCCTCTGGCCCAATTATAAAGCCACAAGCTGTTGGTTTTATTTTTTGCAAAGCGGAAACAAGGGGCTGCGCGTCGCTTCGCTCGAACGCCACAAACCAACAAATGTCATTTGGCAGGGCGCGGATAAAATCATCTAATCGCCGCCCCGGCAATACCGTTGGCACATCAAGACGTTCACATTGTTGCGTGGCTTCCAGTGCATTTTTATAAAGTTTTTCTTCGTTGGCTTTATGCGTATTGCAACGGTCCGCAATCAGCGGCTGCAGGTGAGTCACCCCCAATTCTGTTGCTTTTTCAATCATGAACATCAGGGGATCATGCTTTATAATGCTGAATGCCAACCACAGGGGGGCGGTCGGCTTAGGGACGCGCACTTGGGTTTTCAGCTCAACGATGACTTGTTTTTTGTGTCCTTCGGTGATTTCGGCTGACCATTCTCCATCCCGTTCATTGAACATATGAATGGCATCCCCCTTCTGAAATCGCAATACACGGGCAATATAATGGCTTTGCTCAACAGATAAAAGGATTTGTTCCCTGGCAAACAGG
Coding sequences within:
- a CDS encoding RluA family pseudouridine synthase produces the protein MTTELTSYAEDTALYSDKPRLDRWLRRLYPHLTQGFIEKSLRQGKILLNGKKAKASSRVNAEDNVEINQTLDLTIEDAVLSAADSYTDAEIAALKAFILWEDDDICVLNKPHGLATQGGTKTYRHLDGLLQAYGRGKPFKLVHRLDRDTSGVLIVAKTAEMASKLSNDFKFNRIKKIYWAVVRGTPKPTSGCIDVPIGKETFQGQERMVVSHDHGKPARTNYKVLGMVDQDSSWVELRPETGRTHQIRVHLLSIGHPIIGDMKYGWTKDSWDEGKKNLHLHARQITITSRTGEILTFTAPPPPHMIELV
- a CDS encoding TolC family outer membrane protein; the encoded protein is MIKTACFLYSSALSLSAILAFSASDVFASIPTVPAAKGLTIQDAMSGAYKNNQDLLEKRQSVLAGHEQYVQAAAGWRPKVRLDASVTGSQTINSGDAKNTESFQTSSESTANTRAGGITFSQNLFNGGATVAATEGADKGIRAAWASVRAAEQETLLGSVAAFLDLLSLQTKIKLLEAAEQANKKNLEAAEEKLKIGEETMTQVANAEAKLADITAQLQTTRAELEGAKATFMRLTSIQASSDLTKPDLPKNLPMILENAIQLGLEQNPAVIAAQFEHLAAKAEIDKVAGGLFPQVDFEASSARQESLSHNDYNNINGPVTRSNNYNTNNSIVLKVSVPLYEGGAIRSQKRQAHEVSVQKRIAIEKARNTTREQITQSWQKFQAAKSNIENYQKQVKASEISLEGTKQEMAVGTKILLDVLDAQTALLEAQMKFVEAEKTYFLECFRLLATTGQLNAQFLKLPVDYFNPESHYQMTSERF
- a CDS encoding DUF2497 domain-containing protein, which encodes MAQRDDQNDDMSMEEILASIRRYVVDETMPSPGRPEVDRPEIQQPERGEVIRLTEAYEVARPPQPPIQKPQEPIQREPASSTGAFSRLAEVAKKAERQESAVPPSSSVTVDHLFAEIARPMIKQWLDKNLPDIVETMVNKEIERITKSS
- a CDS encoding 16S rRNA (uracil(1498)-N(3))-methyltransferase, whose amino-acid sequence is MDYMTRLYLNASLFAREQILLSVEQSHYIARVLRFQKGDAIHMFNERDGEWSAEITEGHKKQVIVELKTQVRVPKPTAPLWLAFSIIKHDPLMFMIEKATELGVTHLQPLIADRCNTHKANEEKLYKNALEATQQCERLDVPTVLPGRRLDDFIRALPNDICWFVAFERSDAQPLVSALQKIKPTACGFIIGPEGGFSPAEKDLLSRSQNIHPITLGPRILRSETAAISSLAICLGMLGE